DNA sequence from the Salvia splendens isolate huo1 chromosome 19, SspV2, whole genome shotgun sequence genome:
CAACGAACGCTAGTCGATCTTATATCACACCTTGACTATTTGGTCGTTGTATAACGAAAGCACAGACTCCACGTTGCTGTTGTGAGTTAGCAAACGCAGTTTAACCTGAAAAACGAAGATAAAGCCGTGTCACAGCCTAAACATTCAGAAGACAGATCAGAAGATTAAAGGGTTGATCTTGTTCCGCGTCCCCAACTTTCGGTATTTACCAAAAACTGtcattcacttaagaatcgacaACCTGACTCAAACGTAAATCAATTGTTTTCGCAAAGTTTGGACATTTTTCTACAAAGTTGGGATATGAAAGAGTAGTTGCAAACCTTTTCTTCAGTGTCGTCGAAGCGTTGAGTGAGTCTTGCAGCGATTTCTTCCGTTTCCGGGGGAGAGTATGTGAGATGGTATATTTTCCCAGTGACCGGATCTAGTCTGCGGCCGACAACTCTTTCAACGAGGATCTCTTCTGGCACCTGAAAAAAAGCGAATTTCGACAAACATTCGAAAGCAGACACTATCAAGCATCAGAGCCTCACTTCGAGAAGAATGAAGATATCAGGATCGAAACCGAATTTCTTGAGAGAGGTAGCTTGGGATTCGCTCCTCGGATATCCATCAAGAAGCCAGCCGTGCTCCTGAGAGTCTTGCCGTGACAACCGCTCTTCAACCATCTGCAACCAGCAACGAAGGTGAGTTCGTTTGTGGAAGCTGCATCATCTTAAGTGGGAAAACGAACAAAACATAGACGAAGGCTACCGCAGCAACTATTTCGATTGGAACAAGCTTCCCCATTTCCATGAATTCCTTAGCACGCTCCCCGttttcagtccctgcagcaacTTCAGCCCGGAGAAGATCTCCTGCTGCAACGTGCACCAAATTATACTGCAAAGTAAAACGAACATGCTTATGTTCGTTTAGTCCAAATTATCGGGAGATCATCACTCTCGTTTAGTCCATGTTtgcatatttttgttttatatatttattcgGATTTTAATGCCTACTAGTGAAATCACATAAAACTCAGAGCTCGATTTCTTTCGTTTTTCCTATAACTTCAAAAAAGCTGACAAAGAACAAATTGACCTTCGCTTCTATGTATTTTATAGAATTAATAACGATGGATATTAGAATCGAAACAAacatacaaacaaataaaagaacGACTAGACGAGAACAACGCTACCGTGCTCACATAAGTACttaacataacataacataacattTACCTCTCTATCTATATAAAACATAAGTTACATACAATTAACCAGTATTAAACGAGAATGATGCTCATTGTTACGACACGAATAGTGTGTAGCATAACATTCACCTTCATATTTCATACATTCACTATTCTAATTTCCAAAACTccaatcaataaattaaaaaacataaaaaaattcaaaactaaAACAAGAAATACCTTTTTAGTAATGAGTTCACATTGAGTTCCTTTCCCAGAAGCAGGGGCTCCTGATATCATTACCCTCAAAGGCTCCATCTTTTCACCAGAAGCAACAACCTGTTTTCATTATCCAGCCACAAAATCACCAAAATTTCACCCAAATCAAtttcattacaaaaaaaaagaatcttTACCGGTAAACTTGGATCACCATTGGATTTCCTGAAATGGGTTTTTGATATATTTCGAAATTAATCAAGAttgtttgatattttatttatttattgtttgaaTTGGTGCTATAAATGGTTTTGGTAGGATTAATTTAGTTCAAAAATTTGGTAAAAGCATCACCTCATATCATATATAGTAGTGTAAAACCCACGTTTGAATTTGTAGCAGGACTAATACACAATATTCCTTATTTACCCTTCTATTTTGCTCTTACCTTTCATCCGTTCAAATTTTGAATTGCAAATCGCCAAAATCTGCTGAAGAAACGGAAGGTCAAATAGTAATGGACGGAGCTGTGTCACGAGGCTTTATCTGATGTAATTGACAACAAGCTCCGACAAACTCTCGCTGCAAGCCAAACACACTCTCTGTCTCTCTCAGGTATAGCAATCGGCCATTATATGCGATGCATATGTTACAATTGGTTATAGGAGTTTGATTGTTTGAGAATACAAATCTTGTCATAATTACTTGTTTATATACTTGTTTGAGGTTGAATTTACTGGTTCCTAGCTTATACAAGAGGTTAAACTATGGCCTATGAGCATGataatttatttaatgtttgggatatgaaaataaattatgcACGATTGAGAGCCTTTAACTCTGCAAGTAGGTAGTAGCTTATAATTTTGAAGCTCATATGGAAACACTTGTTTTGAATGAATGGATATTCATTTGGGATATGAAATATGTTATGAATGAGGGCATCCATGTATATTTAACATGTTCAAAGATTTGATAAATCAAGGCATATTTACTTATTTATATACTTGTCTGAGGTTGAATTTATTTGTTCCTGGCTTCTCTAGGAGGTTAAAATATGTCACTCTGAGCATGAAATTCAATGTTTGGGCTGCCCACCTGAGGTTTAGTTCACTTGTTTATATCTCTGTATGCTATTTTGGTGACTCAAGCATTTTACTCTATTAGCATTTGCAGGGTAAGTTGAATTAGTGTGGTTCTCAGATCAGCACATGGCGAGCCGTGTTTCTACGCCTGCAGTTCTGCTTCAAATGATGGAGGATGTGCTCCACAATCATCATCTTGACTTGGTGTCTGTAATTTTGATATATCTCTCCAACAAGAGACAAGGTCGACGGATTGGACATAGAAACATACGGGCGGCATATGGACATCTTATGAGGATCCCCGAGCAGGTCAGACGCATTAATCGGCTGGTTGGGGGACTGATGTGTCATGTTTGGATAATCTTCGTATGGATAGAAATGCCTTCGGTAGATTATGCCAAATTATTAAGCAGTCAGGGGATTTAGTGGATGGAAAATTTGTGACTGTCGAGGAACAAGTCGCCATGTTCTTGGGGATTCTTGCACACCACAAGAAGAATCGTGTCATACGGTTCGATTTCTGGAGGTCTTCATACACAGTGTCACGCTATGTACACTGCGTTTTACGAGCCATTCTCCGCATGCAGGGCATACTAATGGTCCACCCAATACCCATTCCGGATGACTGCGACGACAATAGATGGAAGTGGTTTAAggtaaaaaaagtacataaaatACTGTCCCTATGttaatattaatatcaataCTTATTTGTGTAATTTAGAGTTGAATAATATCTTTTGTGGGCATATTATATTGATGGGAGTTACTGTCGGATGACCTCTTAGGGCTGTCTAGGGGAACTAGATGGGACCTACATCAATGTTCAAGTAGCAAATGATGCGAAGCCAAGATACCGTTCGAGGAAAGGCCAAATTTGCACAAACACATTAGCAGTGTGCGATCAATATCTGAACTTTGTATATGTGCTCCCGGGGTGGGAAGGGTCTGCAGGTGATGCTCGAGTGCTACGTGACGCTATGAACAGGGTTAATGGACTGAGGGTGCCTCAAGGTGTCTTTGATTTTAGTTGATTATTAATCTTGATTTTTGTAAAAACCATGCAGGGCATTACTATCTATGCGATAACGGTTATGCAAATTCTGAGGGATTTCTTACCCCTTACAAAGGTGTGCGTTATCATCTGAAGGAATGGGGACCTGGAACTGAGGCtccacaaaatcctcgtgaattGTTCAATTTGCATCACACACGTGCACGTAATGTTATAGAACGTGCTTTTGCAGTGATCAAGATGCGGTGGTGCATTCTCAGAAGGGCATCATATTACACTGTGAAGACTCAAATTAGACTAATTATGGCATGCTTTTTATTACATAACTATGTTAGATCCGCCATGCCTGTCGATCCTATTGAATTGGAGATGAATGGAGGGGAGGGGAGGGCAGAAATTATAGATGAAGGTGTTAACACTGAATTCGTTGATGGAGTCGAACCATAAACAGAATGGAATGCGATGCGGGACACTTTGGCTGAATCAATGTGTCATGCCATTTAAATGCAAATAAATGATTCTCAAAACTTGATGTGCTCTTCCTAATCTTGTGATTTGTTTCATGCTTGATATATCCAGTACCAAGAGCATGGCTACTGAGATTGAGAAGCTGATTTATGGAGAGCAATGAATGCAAATACACTTGGATTGGAATCATGGAAGCATTCATAGTTATCTTCTTTTTGGGAAGTTTGTTTTGTACTAGTCAAGCAAAAGCACTTTAGCATAATGCAGACTCTAGTGTTTAACTAATGTGTATGCTTAGATTATCTTAACTTCCAAATAGAGACATATATTAAGCTTTGTATTTTGTAGTTGCAATTTCTCTTTTGGGTTATAAAGATTTGTTTTGAATTGGATTTTACTCCATATGATTTAACAATGAAGACATATGTGAAAGCTTGTCATTTTTTGTTGCAATGCCTATTTTTTGGTTTACGAAAACTTGTTGTGAATTGGAGACTATAATAACTTAGAAATGGAGACATGTTAAGCtttgtagtatttttttttaatttgcttttcccttttttttcagttttaattgatttcaatcaaaatttAACAATCAAGATTTTAAGTTGATATTATATTTAACTTATTAACATTAAATAACTTAAGTAATACtatctaattaaaattaatacgtATAAATTAGATATTTTCGGTTTTTCACATTGTTTATTCACAAAAAAAGGTGTTTGTTGAAATGCCTCTAAGATATATTTACATACAAgtacatttattttaattttagcaACTTactctttttctaaatctcccacTTCAGTTAATGCTATGATTGATCAGTGGAATTTAATGAGTAATATGGATTTAGAGCATCGTTCATGGGGCGTCCTAAAGCCCACCCTATGCACCGTCACgccagcattttatcctcccgcccttccacctgcagtgggacgccctaaggcgcgcccttagcattttcttctatttgaatacttaaataactacaaaaattgagaaaaacattcatttcatttataaaattaatacattacaatacagattacaaaaaaaatacgcaaactcagcgacggcggttacgcgCCCACAAAGTCGTAGTTGTTCTCCTCGTATTGTTTTGCCTTCATTGCAAACCCACGTTTTCTTAACAGCTCCCTCTGTCCCGTGTTACTTGTGTTAATCCTAGCTACAGATTGTCGAATGTTGGGAGAGGAAAAAATCAAGACTTGGAAATCGAAAGAGAATTTTATTCACCAGAAACGGAAGATGAAAAATTACTGAATAAAGCAGAATAACAAACTATTAAAAGCTCAAAACTAACTAACGGCTATTTTCCATCTAACGGTCAGGATTAAACACGACTAACTAAGTACATCCaacggctgttgaaacgagttgttATAACAGCCGaactcttcttcatgttttgatcgtTCTCTCCAGACCACGGAGCTGCCGAGCTACCGAACTTGGTGCCGAACTACCGAActctaacaccgaactcgattaagctcgtaACACCGAGCTCTGACACCGAACACCATCACCGAGCTCAAAAAACCGAAGCtatcacaatctaccaacaaACTCCACCTGTGATAGCGGAGTCACCAACCAGAACTCCTCCTCTCCAGTCCCACCAGTTTCAAACATAGCAGAAACTTTTCCTTAGGTAATGGCTTAGTCAACATATCTGCCGGGTTTTCTGAAGTGTGAACTTTGAATACTTTCACATTGCCTCTTTCAATCTCCTCCCTAATGAAGTGCAACCTCACGTCTATGTGCTTACTCCTCTCGTGATATACTTGATGCTTAGCCAAGCTCAATGCACTGTTGTTGTCACAACCAATGCTCACACTACATTGCTTTACACCAAAATCCTCCAAAATCCCCTTTAGCCACTTGCTTTCTTTCACAGCAGATGTCATAGCCATGAACTCAGCCTCTGTGGTTGATAATGCAACCACTCCCTGCAAGCTGCTTTTCCAGCTGATGACGGATCCATACAAAGTAAATAGGAACCCAGACTGAGATCTCCTGGTGTCTAAGTTACCAGCAAAATCAGAGTCACACCAGCCAACCAAAGCATCCCCTTCATGGTCTTCTCCTCCCTTGAACAGAATACCAACATCCGATGCTCCTTTCAAGTATCTCATCAACCACTTCAGTGCAGCCCAATGCTCCTTACCATGGTTGGACATATATCTACTTGTTACTGAAATAGCTTGtgccacatccggccttgtgctaatcatagcatacatgatgcTACCAATGATGCTAGCATAAGGGATCTGTCTCATCTCATCTTCCTCAGCCTTACATTTTGGTTTCTGGTCTGCAGACAATTTATATTGTTGGCTCATAGGAACTGAGACTTCCTTGATGTTACTCATCT
Encoded proteins:
- the LOC121778361 gene encoding adenylate kinase 2, chloroplastic-like; amino-acid sequence: MEPLRVMISGAPASGKGTQCELITKKYNLVHVAAGDLLRAEVAAGTENGERAKEFMEMGKLVPIEIVAAMVEERLSRQDSQEHGWLLDGYPRSESQATSLKKFGFDPDIFILLEVPEEILVERVVGRRLDPVTGKIYHLTYSPPETEEIAARLTQRFDDTEEKVKLRLLTHNSNVESVLSLYNDQIVKVDGTLPKEEVFSHIDRVLTELLAMKEAALGSLAA
- the LOC121778360 gene encoding putative nuclease HARBI1 is translated as MDRNAFGRLCQIIKQSGDLVDGKFVTVEEQVAMFLGILAHHKKNRVIRFDFWRSSYTVSRYVHCVLRAILRMQGILMVHPIPIPDDCDDNRWKWFKGCLGELDGTYINVQVANDAKPRYRSRKGQICTNTLAVCDQYLNFVYVLPGWEGSAGHYYLCDNGYANSEGFLTPYKGVRYHLKEWGPGTEAPQNPRELFNLHHTRARNVIERAFAVIKMRWCILRRASYYTVKTQIRLIMACFLLHNYVRSAMPVDPIELEMNGGEGRAEIIDEGVNTEFVDGVEP